The Anabaena sp. WA102 genome contains a region encoding:
- a CDS encoding RNA recognition motif domain-containing protein, whose translation MSIYVGNLSYEVTENDLSGVFAEYGTVKRVQLPTDRETGRKRGFAFVEMGTEAEETAAIEALDGAEWMGRSLKVNKAKPKEDKGSFGGGRRGGGGERY comes from the coding sequence ATGTCAATTTACGTTGGTAATTTATCCTATGAGGTTACAGAAAATGACCTGAGTGGGGTTTTCGCAGAATATGGAACTGTTAAGAGAGTCCAACTACCTACTGATCGGGAGACTGGTCGGAAAAGAGGTTTTGCCTTTGTAGAAATGGGAACAGAGGCAGAAGAAACAGCCGCAATTGAAGCACTTGACGGTGCTGAATGGATGGGACGCAGCTTAAAAGTTAACAAAGCTAAACCCAAAGAAGATAAAGGTTCTTTTGGTGGTGGTCGACGTGGTGGTGGAGGCGAACGTTACTAA
- a CDS encoding RNA recognition motif domain-containing protein yields MSIYVGNLSYEVTENDLKQAFSEYGTVKKAQLPTDRETGRARGFGFVEMSSDAEEEAAINALDGSEWMGRSLKVNKAKPKEDRGGGGGRGGYGGGGRNRY; encoded by the coding sequence ATGTCAATTTACGTTGGTAATTTGTCCTATGAGGTTACAGAAAATGACCTCAAGCAGGCATTTTCAGAATATGGAACTGTGAAAAAAGCTCAACTGCCTACTGACCGAGAAACCGGACGCGCCAGGGGTTTCGGCTTTGTAGAAATGAGTTCAGACGCAGAAGAAGAAGCAGCCATTAATGCACTTGATGGTTCTGAATGGATGGGACGCAGCTTGAAGGTTAACAAAGCTAAACCCAAAGAAGATCGTGGTGGTGGTGGTGGACGAGGTGGATATGGTGGTGGTGGACGGAACCGTTACTAA
- a CDS encoding PD-(D/E)XK nuclease family protein translates to MSTPDRPFVSYHLWSLFAPSRGQEHWHCQMRRGFIKARQHEPQVKALLATATPPQRIGILAQKGVYEFHRHLHWLTQVDGVEKVARLLRLSQTHETVKYRVLQILRKYQNAPLLLGKRILELTSGDEGFPKPIVIEKQDYCFRLYAAMDCIFIESDSTLHILDFKTGRSAFDHRQALVYLLAARYLYPGKPAVASFYNLEVCKKSELITISNSEFKSLESELANIAHQHQEDLQQYEAKNSNFSQIFPPNPGNHCRFCAFSSICEFADLKLPKSYVMPITKSHPSPTSS, encoded by the coding sequence ATGTCAACCCCCGATAGACCCTTTGTTAGTTACCACCTTTGGTCTTTATTTGCCCCCAGCCGGGGACAGGAACATTGGCATTGCCAAATGAGAAGAGGATTTATCAAAGCGCGACAGCATGAACCCCAAGTCAAAGCCTTATTGGCAACAGCTACCCCACCCCAGCGCATTGGCATTCTTGCCCAAAAAGGTGTGTATGAGTTTCATCGTCATCTTCATTGGTTAACCCAGGTTGATGGTGTGGAAAAAGTGGCGAGGTTATTGAGATTGAGTCAAACCCATGAAACAGTTAAATATCGGGTATTACAAATTTTAAGAAAATATCAAAATGCCCCTTTATTATTAGGTAAGCGGATTCTAGAATTAACTTCAGGTGATGAAGGTTTTCCCAAGCCGATTGTGATTGAAAAACAAGATTACTGCTTTCGGTTATATGCCGCTATGGATTGTATATTTATTGAGTCTGATAGCACCTTACATATTTTAGATTTTAAAACAGGTAGATCGGCTTTTGACCACAGACAAGCATTAGTTTATTTACTTGCAGCCCGTTATCTTTATCCTGGTAAACCCGCAGTTGCATCTTTTTATAATTTGGAAGTTTGTAAAAAATCGGAATTAATTACTATTAGTAATAGTGAGTTTAAATCTTTAGAATCTGAGTTAGCAAATATTGCCCATCAACATCAAGAGGATTTACAACAATATGAAGCTAAAAATAGCAACTTTAGTCAAATATTTCCCCCAAATCCTGGAAACCATTGCCGTTTTTGTGCCTTTAGTTCTATCTGTGAATTCGCTGATTTAAAACTACCAAAATCTTATGTGATGCCAATTACAAAATCTCACCCTTCTCCTACATCTTCGTGA
- a CDS encoding phosphoglucomutase/phosphomannomutase family protein, which translates to MSNPSNSGKIKFGTDGWRGIIADDFTFPNVRKVTRAIASYLETAYSKDKPVLIAYDTRFLADEFARTSAAVLADLGWNVKITDRDCPTPVIAYNARLLNSAGALMFTASHNPAPYCGIKYIPDYAGPATPEITDTIVANIETASDELPGSNPSGSISTFDPKPDYLNFIYTLLDVEKIKSANLKVKYDALYSTSRGYLDEVLQHCGCQLESFHDWRDVLFGGGMPEPKGEQLVELVAAVRADHADLGLATDGDSDRFGIVDEQGNVLTPNTVLLVLARHLIKNKGKSGAIVRTVATTHLLDNFAAKYGLQIYETAVGFKYIGEKMRETAVLIGGEESGGLSIIGHIPEKDGVLADMLVAEAIAYEGKPLSQLVQEAIAEADGPLYNNRLDLHLTEDHKVAVIDSYTQNPPSEVAGIAVKEVGRKDGIKLYLEEGSWVLLRPSGTEPLVRVYMETNSPEKLSQIAKFMEGEIAKLG; encoded by the coding sequence ATGAGTAACCCTAGCAATTCCGGTAAGATAAAGTTTGGTACTGATGGATGGCGCGGAATTATTGCCGATGATTTTACTTTTCCTAATGTACGGAAAGTAACGAGAGCGATCGCTAGTTATCTGGAAACTGCCTATAGTAAAGACAAACCTGTTTTAATTGCCTACGATACGCGGTTTTTAGCAGACGAGTTTGCCCGGACATCTGCCGCAGTTTTGGCGGATTTGGGCTGGAATGTGAAAATTACTGATCGGGATTGTCCCACGCCAGTAATTGCCTACAATGCGCGTCTTCTCAATTCCGCAGGGGCTTTGATGTTTACTGCTAGTCATAATCCTGCACCCTATTGTGGGATTAAATATATTCCCGATTATGCAGGTCCTGCAACTCCAGAAATTACTGATACTATTGTCGCCAATATAGAAACGGCATCGGACGAGTTACCCGGTAGTAACCCATCTGGTTCAATTTCTACTTTTGATCCGAAGCCCGATTATCTAAATTTTATCTACACCTTGTTAGATGTGGAAAAAATTAAAAGTGCGAATTTAAAGGTCAAATATGATGCCCTTTATTCTACCTCACGGGGATATTTAGATGAAGTCTTGCAACACTGTGGTTGTCAATTAGAAAGTTTCCACGATTGGCGGGATGTGCTGTTTGGCGGTGGTATGCCTGAACCCAAAGGGGAACAGTTAGTTGAGTTGGTGGCAGCCGTGAGGGCTGATCATGCGGATTTGGGTTTGGCTACCGATGGTGATAGCGATCGCTTTGGTATTGTTGATGAACAAGGTAATGTCCTCACTCCCAACACAGTGCTGTTAGTTCTAGCACGGCATTTGATTAAAAACAAGGGTAAGAGCGGTGCAATTGTTAGGACTGTGGCAACTACGCATTTATTAGATAATTTTGCTGCTAAGTATGGCTTGCAAATTTATGAAACTGCGGTAGGTTTTAAATACATTGGCGAGAAAATGCGGGAAACCGCCGTTTTGATCGGTGGAGAAGAATCCGGTGGTTTAAGTATCATTGGGCATATTCCCGAAAAAGATGGGGTTTTAGCAGATATGCTAGTAGCTGAGGCGATCGCTTATGAAGGTAAGCCTTTAAGTCAGTTGGTACAAGAAGCTATAGCCGAAGCTGATGGACCTTTGTATAACAATCGCTTGGATTTACACCTCACGGAAGATCACAAAGTCGCAGTGATTGATTCCTACACCCAAAATCCGCCCTCAGAAGTGGCAGGAATTGCGGTGAAAGAGGTGGGCAGGAAAGATGGTATTAAACTGTATTTAGAAGAGGGTAGCTGGGTGTTACTGCGTCCTTCTGGAACAGAACCTTTGGTGAGAGTGTACATGGAAACCAACTCACCGGAAAAACTTAGTCAGATTGCTAAATTCATGGAAGGTGAAATTGCTAAGTTAGGTTAG
- a CDS encoding photosystem II protein, Psb35-related, giving the protein MTILISLLVVGWVAVSVIGSLAYFMGEQSKPIHERNWASDKFAALAKSITGVDMDYAQRVPVYAIDAYHSRNLPR; this is encoded by the coding sequence ATGACTATTTTAATTTCTCTATTGGTTGTTGGTTGGGTAGCAGTTTCTGTTATCGGTTCTCTAGCCTACTTTATGGGTGAACAAAGCAAGCCCATTCACGAACGCAACTGGGCTTCTGATAAGTTTGCAGCTTTAGCTAAATCTATTACTGGTGTAGATATGGACTATGCCCAACGCGTACCTGTCTATGCTATTGATGCTTACCACAGCCGTAATTTACCCAGATAG
- a CDS encoding glycoside hydrolase family 57 protein, whose translation MSIGYVALVLHAHLPFVRHPGSDYVLEEEWLYEAITETYIPLLKVFEGLKRDGVDFKLTMSMTPPLISMLRDPLLQERYDAHLSQLEELIELESERNIHNGHLRYLAEHYATEFNQARELWERYQGDLVTAFKQFQDSNNLEIITCGATHGYLPLMKMYPQAVWAQIQVACEHYEETFGQAPRGIWLPECAYYEGVERMLADAGLRYFLTDGHGILYARPRPRFGSYAPIFTEPGVAAFGRDHESSQQVWSSEVGYPGAAEYREFYKDLGWEAEYEYIKPYIMPNGQRKNTGIKYHKITGRGLGLSDKALYDPYWAKEKAAEHAANFMYNREQQTGHLHNIMGRPPIIVSPYDAELFGHWWYEGPWFIDYLFRKSWYDQKTYEMTHLADYLRANPQQQVCRPAQSSWGFKGFHEYWLNDTNAWVYPHLHKAAERMIEISQIEAEDELQEKALNQAARELLLAQSSDWAFIMRTGTMVPYAVRRTRSHLMRFNKLYEDVKVGKVDSGWLEKVESMDNIFPNINYRVYRPAF comes from the coding sequence ATGTCTATAGGCTACGTCGCGCTTGTACTTCACGCACACCTGCCCTTCGTTCGTCACCCCGGAAGTGATTATGTGCTAGAAGAAGAATGGCTGTATGAAGCGATTACTGAAACTTACATTCCTTTATTAAAAGTATTTGAAGGCTTAAAACGAGATGGCGTTGATTTTAAACTCACCATGAGTATGACTCCGCCTTTGATTTCTATGCTTCGTGATCCTTTATTGCAAGAACGCTATGATGCTCACTTATCACAACTAGAAGAGCTTATAGAACTAGAATCTGAGCGCAATATTCATAATGGTCATCTGCGGTATTTAGCAGAACATTATGCAACTGAATTTAATCAAGCGCGGGAGTTATGGGAACGTTATCAGGGTGATTTAGTTACAGCATTTAAACAGTTCCAAGATAGTAATAACTTAGAAATTATTACCTGTGGTGCGACTCACGGCTACTTACCATTAATGAAAATGTATCCCCAAGCAGTTTGGGCGCAAATTCAGGTAGCTTGTGAACATTATGAGGAAACCTTTGGTCAAGCGCCTAGAGGGATTTGGTTGCCAGAATGTGCTTACTATGAAGGTGTGGAGCGAATGCTGGCGGATGCTGGTTTACGTTATTTCCTCACCGATGGTCATGGTATTTTATACGCTCGTCCCCGTCCGCGCTTCGGTAGTTATGCCCCGATTTTTACAGAACCTGGTGTAGCGGCTTTTGGTCGAGATCATGAATCTTCTCAGCAAGTATGGTCTTCTGAAGTGGGTTATCCTGGTGCAGCCGAATATCGGGAATTTTATAAAGACCTGGGTTGGGAAGCTGAATATGAATATATTAAGCCCTATATTATGCCCAATGGTCAGCGAAAAAATACTGGCATTAAGTATCATAAAATTACCGGACGGGGCTTAGGTCTTTCCGATAAAGCTCTTTATGATCCTTACTGGGCAAAGGAAAAAGCGGCAGAACACGCTGCTAACTTCATGTATAATCGTGAGCAGCAAACTGGGCATTTACACAATATCATGGGTCGCCCGCCAATTATTGTTTCCCCTTATGATGCGGAGTTATTTGGTCATTGGTGGTATGAGGGTCCTTGGTTTATTGATTATCTGTTCCGTAAGTCATGGTATGACCAGAAAACCTATGAAATGACCCATTTAGCCGATTATTTACGGGCTAATCCTCAGCAACAAGTATGTCGTCCGGCTCAGTCGAGTTGGGGCTTTAAGGGTTTCCATGAATATTGGTTGAATGATACTAATGCTTGGGTTTATCCACATTTGCACAAAGCTGCGGAACGGATGATTGAAATTTCCCAAATTGAAGCTGAAGATGAATTACAGGAAAAAGCACTTAACCAAGCTGCGCGAGAGTTGTTATTAGCACAATCTTCTGACTGGGCGTTTATTATGCGGACAGGAACAATGGTTCCCTATGCAGTCAGAAGAACGCGATCGCATTTAATGCGTTTTAATAAGCTGTATGAAGATGTGAAAGTTGGTAAGGTTGATAGTGGTTGGTTGGAAAAAGTCGAATCAATGGATAATATTTTCCCCAATATTAACTATCGTGTTTACCGTCCAGCATTTTAA
- a CDS encoding bifunctional serine/threonine-protein kinase/formylglycine-generating enzyme family protein, translating to MSLCINSNCPKPQNPDNILFCQACGSEVLLQQRYRVQCQLGRGGFGVTYEINEVRTNQAKVLKVLINNNPKAVELFKQEADVLSQLHHSGIPQVESDAYFEYYPYNSQNPIHCLVMEKVVGEDLEKYMRKRGLRPINQTTAIEWLKDLIIILEQVHNKDFFHRDIKPPNIMLRSESAELVLIDFGTVRKVTSTVFKQQGGVTGIISAGYTPSEQINHNAVPQSDFFALGRTFVYLLTGKEPLDPIMYDSYNETLNWRNHAPQISSMLADLLDDMMQRLYKDRPQNSHEILQRIAAIEKALQSPKPQPPKPQPPIPSNNLKTFSFEVVTTDARGNITNRRNASAKYFTEDLGNGVTLDMVEIPGGTFIMGSPKSEKNRSSSESPQHQVTVPSFYMGKYELTQAQYQAIIGTNASNFKGDNCPVERVSWNDAVAFCEKLSQKTGKKYRLPSEAEWEYACRAGTTTPFYFGESITPDLVNYDGDYTYASAPKGKYRQHTTDVGTFPPNSFGLYDMHGNVWEWCQDDYKDNYINAPTDGSALTSPSRSAKLLRGVSWNDSPGCFRSAARFYISLDYNNNDHDIGFRFVCSGAART from the coding sequence ATGAGCCTGTGCATCAATTCTAACTGCCCAAAGCCACAAAATCCCGATAATATCCTTTTTTGTCAAGCCTGTGGCTCGGAAGTCTTGCTACAACAACGTTATCGGGTACAATGTCAGTTAGGACGGGGTGGCTTTGGTGTGACTTATGAGATTAACGAAGTCAGAACCAATCAGGCTAAAGTTCTCAAAGTCTTGATTAATAACAACCCTAAAGCCGTAGAATTATTTAAACAAGAAGCTGATGTTTTAAGTCAACTCCATCATTCCGGTATTCCTCAAGTAGAATCAGACGCTTATTTTGAATATTATCCCTACAATAGCCAAAATCCAATTCATTGTTTGGTAATGGAAAAAGTTGTGGGAGAAGATTTAGAAAAATATATGCGAAAACGTGGTTTGCGTCCTATTAACCAAACTACAGCTATAGAATGGCTAAAAGATCTAATTATTATTTTAGAACAGGTACATAATAAAGACTTCTTTCATCGAGATATTAAACCACCTAATATTATGTTGCGGTCTGAAAGTGCCGAATTGGTATTAATTGATTTTGGGACTGTGAGGAAGGTAACATCTACAGTATTTAAACAACAAGGTGGTGTCACAGGAATAATTTCCGCAGGTTACACACCCTCGGAACAAATTAATCATAATGCTGTACCTCAATCTGATTTTTTTGCTTTAGGACGGACATTTGTTTATTTACTCACAGGTAAAGAACCACTTGATCCAATCATGTATGATTCCTATAATGAAACATTAAATTGGCGGAATCATGCACCACAAATATCATCTATGTTGGCAGATTTATTAGATGATATGATGCAGCGTTTATATAAAGATCGTCCTCAAAACTCCCATGAGATTTTGCAAAGAATAGCAGCAATAGAAAAAGCTTTACAATCACCAAAACCTCAACCACCAAAACCTCAACCACCAATACCTTCCAATAACCTTAAAACCTTTAGTTTTGAAGTTGTCACCACAGACGCACGGGGAAATATCACCAACCGACGCAACGCAAGCGCGAAATACTTTACAGAAGACTTAGGAAATGGTGTGACGTTGGACATGGTGGAAATCCCAGGGGGAACATTTATCATGGGTTCACCGAAAAGCGAAAAAAATAGATCCTCAAGTGAAAGTCCCCAACACCAAGTTACAGTTCCCAGTTTCTACATGGGAAAATATGAATTGACACAGGCACAGTATCAAGCTATCATAGGAACTAACGCTTCCAACTTCAAAGGCGATAACTGCCCAGTTGAAAGAGTTAGTTGGAATGATGCAGTTGCTTTCTGTGAAAAATTAAGTCAAAAAACAGGCAAAAAATACAGATTACCCAGTGAAGCAGAATGGGAGTATGCTTGTCGTGCCGGAACTACCACACCATTTTATTTTGGTGAAAGTATTACTCCAGATTTGGTAAATTATGATGGTGATTATACCTATGCTTCTGCACCAAAAGGAAAATATCGTCAGCACACTACAGATGTAGGAACTTTTCCCCCTAACTCTTTTGGTTTGTACGATATGCACGGTAATGTCTGGGAATGGTGTCAAGATGACTATAAAGATAATTATATAAATGCGCCTACAGATGGCAGTGCTTTGACAAGTCCAAGCCGGAGCGCAAAGCTGCTGCGCGGTGTTTCGTGGAACGACAGTCCTGGATGTTTCCGTTCTGCTGCTCGCTTCTACATCTCCCTCGACTACAACAACAACGACCACGATATTGGTTTTCGGTTTGTGTGTAGTGGTGCGGCGAGGACTTAG
- the rsgA gene encoding small ribosomal subunit biogenesis GTPase RsgA — protein sequence MTGENISTKQLLGTVLAVQANFYRVQMDEEVRSSEEIRNQNSETNFSPAPCPLPPAPILLCTRRTRLKKIGQQVMVGDRVIVEEPDWAGGRGAVGEVLPRHSLLNRPAIANVNQILLVFAVADPPLEPVQLSRFLIKAESTGVDVLLCLNKCDLVSLEEKQQISDRLLAWGYQPLFISVQNSINIDQIATYLQDKITVIAGPSGVGKSSLINSLIPDINLRVGEVSGKLARGRHTTRHVELFEMPTGGLLADTPGFNQPDLDCSPEELIHYFPEARERLAAAHCRFSDCIHKDEPDCAVSGDWERYQHYLEFLDDAIAHQSHINQQADPESSLKLISKGKGQSQYEPKLESKKYRRISRKTQLQDLQNLYQDSED from the coding sequence ATGACAGGGGAAAATATTTCTACTAAACAGTTATTGGGTACGGTGTTAGCTGTACAGGCTAATTTTTATCGGGTGCAGATGGATGAGGAGGTCAGGAGTTCAGAAGAAATCAGAAATCAGAACTCAGAAACAAATTTCTCCCCTGCTCCCTGCCCTCTGCCCCCTGCCCCTATCCTCCTCTGTACGCGGAGGACGCGCTTGAAAAAGATTGGTCAGCAGGTGATGGTGGGCGATCGCGTGATTGTGGAAGAACCAGATTGGGCAGGGGGACGGGGGGCTGTGGGTGAGGTTTTACCTCGTCATAGTCTATTGAATCGCCCAGCGATCGCTAATGTCAATCAAATTCTCCTGGTTTTTGCTGTTGCTGATCCTCCCTTAGAACCTGTACAATTAAGTAGATTTTTAATCAAAGCTGAGTCTACAGGCGTTGATGTGCTGTTATGTTTGAATAAATGTGATTTAGTCTCTTTAGAAGAAAAACAGCAAATTAGCGATCGCTTACTGGCTTGGGGCTATCAACCTTTATTTATTAGCGTTCAAAATAGCATTAATATTGACCAAATAGCCACATATTTGCAGGATAAAATTACTGTGATTGCTGGTCCTTCTGGTGTGGGGAAATCCAGCTTAATTAATAGTTTGATTCCCGATATTAACCTGCGCGTGGGGGAAGTTTCCGGTAAATTAGCTCGTGGTCGCCATACTACCCGTCATGTAGAATTATTTGAAATGCCTACAGGTGGATTATTAGCAGATACTCCTGGTTTTAATCAGCCAGATTTAGATTGTAGTCCCGAAGAATTAATTCACTATTTCCCAGAAGCAAGAGAACGCCTAGCAGCGGCTCATTGTCGCTTTAGTGATTGTATCCATAAAGATGAGCCAGACTGTGCTGTTAGTGGTGACTGGGAACGATATCAGCATTATTTAGAATTTCTGGATGATGCGATCGCTCATCAAAGCCATATTAACCAACAAGCTGACCCCGAATCAAGTCTGAAATTAATATCTAAAGGTAAAGGTCAGAGTCAATACGAACCCAAACTAGAAAGTAAAAAATATCGCCGAATTTCTCGGAAAACCCAATTACAAGATTTACAGAACTTATATCAAGACAGTGAGGATTGA
- a CDS encoding sulfurtransferase TusA family protein codes for MIGSSVFTPDAQLDLRGTPCPINFVRTKLFLEKMPPGDLLEVWLDPGEPIEQVPDSLTMAGYQVEQITDCTGYFSLVIRRPVTVA; via the coding sequence ATGATTGGGTCTTCTGTATTCACCCCTGATGCTCAACTCGATTTACGTGGTACTCCTTGCCCGATTAATTTTGTGCGGACAAAATTATTTCTGGAAAAGATGCCTCCTGGCGATTTGTTGGAAGTCTGGTTAGATCCGGGTGAACCGATAGAACAAGTTCCTGATAGTCTGACAATGGCTGGTTATCAAGTGGAACAAATTACAGATTGTACTGGCTATTTTTCCCTGGTTATCCGTCGTCCGGTTACTGTGGCATGA
- the dnaJ gene encoding molecular chaperone DnaJ, which produces MARDYYETLGVSRDAEKEEIKQAYRRLARKYHPDVNKESGAEERFKEINRAYEVLSEPEVRARYDRFGEAGVSGAAAAGPGFQDMGDMGGFADIFESIFSGFAPGGQPQQRRRSGPVRGDDLRLDLKLDFREAVFGGEKEIRISHLETCEVCTGSGAKSGTRPRTCSTCSGSGQVRRVTRTPFGSFTQVSTCPTCDGTGTVVEDKCNACDGKGANQVTKKLKINVPAGVDNGTRLRISQEGDAGQRNGPPGDLYVYLFVNEDEEFHREGINVNSEIKISYLQAILGCRLEVNTVDGPVELIIPSGTQPNTIMKLENRGVPRLGNPVSRGDHLLTVLIDIPTKIIPEERELLEKLAKIKGDRTGKGGLEGFLGGLFKS; this is translated from the coding sequence ATGGCCCGAGACTATTATGAAACCCTGGGTGTCTCTCGTGACGCCGAGAAAGAAGAGATTAAACAGGCTTATCGCCGCCTAGCCCGAAAGTATCACCCAGATGTAAATAAAGAATCTGGGGCAGAGGAACGATTTAAGGAAATTAACCGCGCCTACGAAGTGCTATCTGAACCAGAAGTTCGCGCCCGTTATGACCGCTTTGGTGAAGCAGGTGTTTCTGGCGCGGCTGCGGCTGGTCCTGGTTTCCAGGATATGGGTGACATGGGTGGTTTTGCCGATATCTTTGAGAGCATTTTCAGCGGCTTTGCTCCAGGTGGACAACCCCAGCAAAGACGGCGGAGTGGACCAGTACGGGGCGATGATCTGCGCTTAGACCTGAAATTAGATTTTCGGGAAGCGGTATTTGGTGGAGAAAAGGAAATTCGGATTTCCCATTTAGAAACCTGTGAAGTTTGTACTGGTTCTGGCGCTAAATCAGGAACTCGCCCCCGGACTTGTAGCACCTGTAGCGGTTCAGGTCAAGTTAGACGGGTAACAAGAACTCCTTTTGGTAGCTTTACTCAAGTATCAACTTGTCCCACTTGTGATGGCACAGGAACAGTGGTGGAAGATAAGTGTAATGCTTGTGATGGTAAGGGCGCAAATCAGGTTACAAAGAAACTGAAAATTAATGTTCCCGCCGGTGTGGACAATGGCACAAGACTACGGATTTCCCAAGAAGGAGATGCGGGTCAACGGAATGGTCCTCCAGGTGATTTATACGTTTACTTGTTTGTCAATGAAGATGAAGAATTTCATCGTGAGGGCATTAATGTTAACTCGGAAATTAAAATTAGCTACTTACAAGCGATTTTAGGTTGCCGATTGGAGGTAAATACGGTAGATGGACCTGTGGAGTTAATTATTCCCTCTGGAACTCAACCGAATACAATCATGAAATTAGAAAATCGTGGTGTTCCCCGTCTGGGTAATCCTGTGAGTCGTGGTGATCATCTGTTGACGGTGTTAATTGATATTCCCACGAAGATCATCCCAGAGGAACGAGAACTACTGGAGAAGTTGGCTAAAATTAAGGGAGACAGAACTGGTAAGGGTGGTTTAGAAGGTTTCTTAGGAGGCTTGTTTAAGTCATGA